A stretch of Sulfurimonas autotrophica DSM 16294 DNA encodes these proteins:
- a CDS encoding NAD+ synthase, translated as MSKYSQITDYLTLFLDNEVKKTGITKVVLGLSGGLDSAVVAVLAHKAFGDDLLCVKMPSQYSSQSSLDDADELCRDFGLKAITCSVESMLRAYEEMNPDLDNLRKGNFSARMRMATLFDISARENALVLGTSNKSELMLGYGTLYGDLASAINPIGDLYKSEVFELARYLEVSKSIIEKPPSADLWSGQSDEADLGYTYSQLDEAMKLYVDERLSREEVIAKGVDEKMLDMIIKRIFRNQFKRKMPVIAKLTSRTLNHDFNYPRDITL; from the coding sequence ATGAGCAAATATTCACAGATTACCGATTACCTGACGCTTTTTTTGGATAATGAAGTCAAAAAAACAGGGATTACAAAAGTTGTGCTCGGTTTAAGTGGCGGACTTGACTCTGCTGTGGTTGCTGTTTTAGCTCACAAAGCTTTTGGAGATGATTTGTTGTGTGTTAAGATGCCTTCACAATATTCATCGCAAAGTTCCCTAGATGATGCAGATGAACTCTGCAGAGACTTTGGACTCAAAGCAATTACTTGTTCAGTTGAGTCGATGCTTCGAGCGTATGAAGAGATGAACCCTGATTTGGATAATTTGCGAAAAGGAAATTTTTCTGCCCGTATGCGAATGGCAACGCTGTTTGATATTTCAGCAAGAGAAAATGCTTTGGTCTTAGGAACAAGCAATAAAAGTGAGTTAATGCTTGGATATGGAACACTGTATGGAGATTTGGCATCAGCAATAAATCCCATAGGCGATTTATATAAAAGCGAAGTTTTTGAATTAGCACGCTATTTGGAAGTAAGTAAAAGTATTATTGAAAAACCGCCTTCGGCTGATTTATGGAGCGGTCAAAGTGATGAAGCCGATTTAGGTTACACGTATTCTCAGCTTGATGAAGCTATGAAACTTTATGTGGATGAGAGACTTTCACGTGAAGAAGTTATAGCAAAAGGTGTCGATGAGAAGATGTTGGACATGATAATAAAAAGAATTTTTAGAAATCAATTTAAAAGAAAAATGCCAGTAATTGCAAAGTTGACATCAAGAACATTGAATCATGACTTTAATTATCCTCGTGATATTACACTATAA
- the argB gene encoding acetylglutamate kinase, which produces MQAKIETVKTLLDALPFIREFRKEIVVIKYGGSAQTSPQLKEKFAEDILLMYLVGIKPVIVHGGGKKITDMLDALKIDTQFIDGQRVTTKETMRIVEMILSGEINKEIVSLLNSHGAKAIGISGKDAHFISARAKDFSKWGLTGNITNVKAEVISNLIKENFVPVIAPIAAGEEMGHPGYNINADLCASYVAKAIGANKIIFLTDTEGVLNNEKQLLSTLTKDEVKLLKDNGTIHGGMVPKVDACLEAIDGGVQKAHIIDGRLEHSMLLELFTSEGVGTQIVK; this is translated from the coding sequence TTGCAGGCAAAAATCGAAACAGTAAAAACACTTCTTGACGCGCTGCCGTTTATACGGGAGTTTAGAAAAGAGATAGTCGTTATAAAATATGGCGGTTCCGCACAAACCTCTCCACAGCTTAAAGAGAAGTTTGCCGAAGATATTTTACTTATGTATCTTGTGGGTATCAAACCTGTAATCGTACATGGCGGCGGGAAAAAGATTACCGATATGCTGGATGCGCTTAAAATTGATACACAGTTTATAGACGGGCAGCGTGTCACTACAAAAGAGACCATGCGAATCGTTGAGATGATACTTAGCGGTGAGATAAATAAAGAGATAGTTTCACTGCTGAATTCTCACGGAGCCAAAGCAATAGGTATCAGCGGGAAAGATGCTCATTTTATCAGTGCCCGTGCCAAAGATTTTTCTAAATGGGGATTGACGGGAAATATAACCAATGTAAAAGCAGAAGTTATCTCTAACTTAATCAAAGAGAATTTTGTGCCGGTTATCGCACCGATTGCAGCCGGTGAGGAGATGGGACATCCGGGCTATAACATTAATGCAGATTTATGTGCATCATACGTTGCAAAAGCAATAGGGGCTAATAAAATAATCTTTTTGACAGACACAGAAGGCGTGCTTAACAATGAAAAACAACTGCTCTCAACCCTTACAAAAGATGAGGTAAAACTACTTAAAGACAATGGAACGATTCATGGCGGCATGGTGCCTAAGGTTGATGCCTGTTTAGAGGCGATTGACGGCGGGGTGCAAAAGGCGCATATCATTGACGGCAGACTTGAACACTCAATGTTACTTGAACTTTTTACATCAGAGGGTGTAGGCACACAAATAGTTAAGTAA
- a CDS encoding DegT/DnrJ/EryC1/StrS family aminotransferase: MKNEELNIPFNKYESSRDAHSNVSDALDGEDIHQVEKLEEEFCEYVGSEYALATSHGTSALHLAMLALDLKRGDKVICSVNSHPSVPEVVRHFDAEPVFIDIAEDSYNINLDKLENYLEDNKSKKLKAVIITHLGGVTVDLDRVYSMASIYGVKIVEDASDALGATYKGQKIGATGADIVCFNFSPHLKKNICNGGMLVSNDEDIMQRARLLANHAMVRDEDALEYIYDVIDIGNDYSLSHLNAAYIRAQVKEQDANIARQKEIAKMYTGALNGIEHVTTPDMSNKENPFSLYIVKIDKNRDSFAVALKEEGIGTGLHYIPLHLLTYYKSKYSLRVNDFPVALRSFQQVLSLPIYASMSDEDVKSVISKIKKIAKTRV, from the coding sequence ATGAAAAATGAAGAATTAAATATACCATTTAATAAATACGAAAGTTCAAGAGATGCACATTCAAATGTGAGTGATGCACTTGATGGAGAAGATATACATCAGGTTGAAAAACTTGAAGAAGAATTTTGTGAGTATGTCGGCTCTGAATATGCACTTGCTACTTCTCATGGCACATCAGCGCTTCATCTTGCCATGCTTGCTCTTGATTTAAAACGCGGAGATAAAGTTATTTGCAGTGTAAATTCGCACCCAAGCGTGCCTGAGGTTGTTCGTCATTTTGATGCAGAACCTGTGTTTATAGATATAGCAGAAGATTCATATAATATTAATCTTGATAAATTAGAAAATTATTTAGAAGACAACAAATCAAAAAAACTTAAAGCTGTCATTATTACTCATCTTGGCGGTGTTACTGTTGATTTGGACAGAGTTTATTCAATGGCTTCTATTTATGGCGTGAAAATCGTTGAAGATGCAAGTGATGCGCTAGGTGCTACATACAAGGGACAAAAAATAGGTGCAACAGGTGCGGATATAGTTTGTTTTAATTTTTCTCCACACCTGAAGAAAAACATTTGTAATGGTGGAATGCTTGTAAGCAATGATGAAGATATAATGCAAAGAGCAAGACTGCTGGCAAATCATGCGATGGTACGTGATGAAGATGCATTAGAATATATTTATGATGTTATAGATATAGGAAATGACTACTCACTGAGTCATTTAAATGCTGCATATATTCGTGCACAGGTAAAAGAGCAGGATGCCAATATAGCAAGACAAAAAGAGATTGCAAAAATGTATACTGGGGCACTTAATGGTATTGAACATGTTACTACGCCTGATATGAGCAATAAAGAGAATCCTTTTTCTTTGTATATTGTAAAAATAGACAAAAACCGTGACTCTTTCGCCGTAGCACTTAAAGAAGAGGGCATCGGTACAGGTCTGCATTATATTCCACTGCACCTTTTAACATACTATAAAAGTAAATATTCGCTTCGTGTGAATGATTTTCCTGTAGCATTGCGCTCATTTCAACAGGTGCTTTCACTGCCTATTTATGCAAGTATGAGTGATGAAGACGTGAAAAGCGTTATAAGCAAAATCAAAAAAATAGCAAAAACAAGAGTTTAA
- a CDS encoding APC family permease, translating into MKNKAFGLWSAVFLGIGSMVGAGIFVLLGEAGAIAGNLVWISFILGGIIALLSGYSLAKLASAYPSRGGIVEYLVQCYGEGVFSGSVAVLFYLSAIVAIAMVTKTFGTYASMMMTSPSTDYANIFAIGILLTFVAINLAGSTLIAKSENTIVIIKLSIIILFTVVVSFYIHPSYLSIKDAPPVLNIFSSIALTFFAYEGFRVITNTAEDMPDPSKLMMKSMTVAILLVMALYITVTFAVFGNLTLPEIIKAQDYALAEAAKPVFGQIGFTIMAIAALISTSSSINANLYAVTNVTYDMAKNGDLPEVYERNVYNSTEGLIISAVFLIFLILFFDLQEIAAIGSISMLFIHALVHIGHLLKRKHTGASTVLLLLAIVTMFIAIILALQYTSKHIPNVGYYIAIGFVLAFLIEIGLRILTKRIIKKQTF; encoded by the coding sequence ATGAAGAATAAAGCATTTGGACTCTGGAGTGCTGTCTTCTTAGGCATCGGCTCTATGGTTGGAGCCGGTATTTTTGTTCTGCTCGGTGAAGCGGGTGCGATTGCAGGTAATTTAGTGTGGATATCTTTTATACTCGGCGGCATAATAGCACTGCTCAGCGGATATTCTCTTGCCAAACTGGCTTCGGCATACCCAAGTCGCGGAGGGATTGTAGAATATCTTGTGCAATGTTATGGAGAAGGAGTTTTTTCCGGATCTGTAGCTGTTCTTTTTTATCTCTCTGCCATTGTAGCTATTGCTATGGTTACAAAAACATTCGGTACCTATGCTTCTATGATGATGACCTCTCCCAGTACGGATTATGCAAATATCTTTGCCATAGGAATTCTACTTACTTTTGTAGCAATTAATCTCGCAGGAAGTACACTCATAGCAAAAAGTGAAAATACAATTGTTATAATAAAACTCTCAATCATTATATTATTTACCGTTGTAGTCTCGTTTTATATCCATCCATCTTATTTATCTATTAAAGATGCACCGCCTGTTTTAAATATATTTTCGTCTATTGCTTTGACATTTTTTGCTTATGAAGGCTTTCGTGTCATAACCAATACGGCAGAAGATATGCCAGACCCTTCAAAACTTATGATGAAATCTATGACGGTTGCCATTCTTTTAGTTATGGCTCTTTATATAACTGTAACATTTGCCGTATTTGGAAACTTGACTCTGCCTGAGATAATCAAAGCGCAGGATTATGCCCTTGCCGAAGCCGCAAAACCTGTTTTTGGGCAGATTGGCTTTACTATCATGGCAATAGCAGCACTTATTTCTACTTCATCATCAATTAATGCAAATCTTTACGCAGTTACCAATGTAACCTATGATATGGCAAAAAACGGGGATCTTCCCGAGGTGTATGAAAGAAATGTTTACAATTCGACAGAAGGGCTCATTATTAGTGCTGTCTTTTTGATATTTCTCATACTGTTTTTTGATTTACAAGAAATTGCGGCAATCGGGTCTATTTCAATGCTGTTTATTCATGCGCTTGTGCATATTGGCCATCTGCTTAAAAGAAAACATACCGGTGCTTCAACTGTTCTACTGCTTTTAGCGATTGTAACTATGTTTATAGCCATAATTTTGGCACTGCAATATACATCCAAACATATTCCGAATGTTGGGTATTACATTGCTATAGGATTTGTATTGGCATTTCTCATAGAAATCGGTTTAAGAATTCTTACAAAAAGAATAATTAAAAAACAAACTTTTTAA
- a CDS encoding ferritin-like domain-containing protein: MNFYKELELILQIKSPKEKISKFNDFYTQYKAGNVKFEKNYKAKEFLEPSYSVTCNIVPPHDVPKRSNLTTKEGQINLLHAIAHIEYSAIDLALDGAYRFADLPKSYYDDWLEVADDEIRHFLLLEKLLNELGAEYGDAEVHNALFEASQRTQTLIERMAVVPRYLEANGLDATPMILQKIQRMPKNKMLEKITNTLHVILQEEVSHVKKGDAWFSYACQCEGVTNDIYFDIIDKYYPQGFLRPKNLNLQARKEAGFSCKELNFMAKKELCREN; the protein is encoded by the coding sequence ATGAATTTTTATAAAGAATTAGAGTTAATTTTACAAATAAAATCGCCCAAAGAAAAAATCAGTAAATTTAATGATTTTTATACACAATATAAAGCCGGTAATGTAAAATTTGAAAAAAACTATAAAGCAAAAGAGTTTTTAGAGCCCTCATACAGTGTTACATGTAACATAGTACCGCCTCATGATGTGCCAAAAAGAAGCAACTTAACCACAAAAGAGGGACAGATAAATCTGCTGCATGCCATTGCCCATATAGAGTACAGTGCCATAGATTTAGCACTTGACGGGGCATATAGGTTTGCCGATTTACCAAAAAGCTATTATGATGACTGGCTCGAAGTTGCAGATGATGAAATACGCCACTTTTTACTGCTTGAAAAACTTTTAAATGAACTTGGTGCCGAGTACGGGGATGCGGAAGTGCACAATGCCCTATTTGAAGCAAGCCAAAGAACACAGACCTTGATTGAGCGAATGGCAGTGGTACCGCGCTATCTTGAAGCAAACGGCTTGGATGCTACACCGATGATACTGCAAAAAATACAAAGAATGCCAAAAAATAAAATGCTTGAGAAAATCACAAATACCTTACATGTAATACTGCAAGAAGAAGTTTCACATGTAAAAAAAGGTGATGCTTGGTTCTCTTATGCATGTCAATGCGAGGGTGTGACAAATGATATATATTTTGATATAATAGATAAATATTATCCGCAAGGATTTTTGCGCCCTAAAAATTTAAACCTGCAGGCAAGAAAAGAGGCTGGGTTTTCTTGTAAAGAGTTGAATTTTATGGCTAAAAAAGAGCTTTGCAGGGAAAATTAG
- a CDS encoding tetraacyldisaccharide 4'-kinase, producing MKKALVFWVEKYFYNPNLLQKLLSYLLLPLSWLYCFIMYLRFRLKRAEDFDINIISVGNLTVGGSGKTPLVTALAQKYAKPAVILRGYGRKSSGMIVVKDENGILCDVDKSGDEAMIYAKKLSHAVVIVSENRKTAIHKAKELGCEVIFLDDAYSKHNIKKKDILIHVETQNNFCLPSGPYRERLWQSKEALIVQEGIDFTREVHVQNPTQKMSLVTAIARPQRLDEYLPPVIAKHYFEDHHNFTKEELEAILQKDKATSLLVTFKDYVKMETFGLPLSLLDLEVKVKEDVVKKFVF from the coding sequence TTGAAAAAAGCACTTGTTTTTTGGGTTGAAAAATATTTTTACAACCCAAACCTTTTGCAAAAACTTCTTTCATACTTACTGCTCCCACTTAGTTGGCTTTATTGTTTTATTATGTACCTGCGTTTTCGATTGAAAAGAGCTGAAGATTTCGACATAAATATTATCAGTGTCGGAAATTTGACTGTCGGCGGCAGTGGAAAAACACCGCTAGTGACGGCTTTGGCGCAAAAATATGCGAAACCGGCAGTGATTCTTCGCGGGTACGGCCGTAAATCAAGCGGAATGATTGTTGTCAAAGATGAAAACGGCATACTTTGCGATGTAGACAAAAGCGGTGATGAAGCGATGATATATGCTAAAAAACTTTCACATGCAGTGGTTATAGTCAGTGAAAATAGAAAAACGGCGATACATAAGGCAAAGGAGCTGGGCTGTGAAGTTATTTTTTTAGATGATGCCTACTCCAAGCATAATATTAAAAAGAAAGATATTCTTATACATGTAGAGACACAAAACAACTTTTGTCTGCCCTCGGGTCCGTATCGTGAAAGATTATGGCAGAGTAAAGAAGCTCTTATTGTCCAAGAAGGCATAGACTTTACACGTGAGGTACATGTACAAAACCCTACACAAAAAATGAGTCTTGTTACCGCTATAGCCAGACCCCAAAGACTCGATGAGTACCTGCCTCCCGTGATAGCAAAACACTATTTTGAAGACCATCACAATTTTACAAAAGAAGAACTTGAAGCAATTTTGCAAAAAGATAAGGCAACATCTTTGTTGGTAACATTTAAAGATTACGTAAAGATGGAAACCTTCGGACTGCCGCTTTCACTTCTGGATTTGGAAGTAAAAGTGAAAGAGGATGTAGTTAAAAAGTTTGTTTTTTAA
- a CDS encoding HdeD family acid-resistance protein, with amino-acid sequence MWNYPINENLFDKFSKYSKITGVIFIILGVIGIIYPVFMTLATVTFVAWLMIFGGFMAGYFTYLSDKRDYLGWLKSFILIGIGLLMIFYPMTGIGTVGLLLAIYFFMDSFASFSIAMTMRPAKGWGWWLINAIFSMLIGILFIVGWPFTSTYLIGLLVGFSLFFDGFALIVTGSIFKKMTK; translated from the coding sequence ATGTGGAACTATCCTATAAATGAAAATCTGTTTGACAAATTTAGTAAATATTCAAAAATTACGGGTGTAATTTTTATTATTTTAGGTGTAATTGGTATTATTTACCCTGTCTTTATGACACTTGCAACGGTAACTTTTGTTGCATGGCTGATGATATTTGGCGGTTTTATGGCCGGGTATTTTACCTATTTGAGTGACAAAAGAGATTATTTGGGCTGGCTAAAGAGTTTTATACTTATAGGCATCGGACTGCTTATGATATTTTATCCTATGACGGGTATCGGTACGGTAGGTCTGCTTTTGGCAATTTACTTTTTTATGGATTCATTTGCAAGTTTTTCTATTGCTATGACCATGCGCCCGGCAAAAGGTTGGGGCTGGTGGCTGATTAATGCAATATTTTCAATGCTTATCGGTATTTTATTCATCGTCGGCTGGCCGTTTACATCGACATATCTTATAGGACTGCTAGTCGGTTTCAGTCTGTTCTTTGACGGGTTTGCTCTTATTGTAACAGGCTCTATTTTTAAAAAGATGACAAAATAG
- a CDS encoding DUF2018 family protein, with protein MSYSALFEDEEDIFGGSPRSKFMDVVFNANNDIVRQELENFIEKAATMELMLEEQLGEDVDDAIARYKNSHLDDVNTKTKSIFVEIMGSILSQSE; from the coding sequence ATGAGTTACAGCGCACTGTTTGAAGATGAAGAAGATATCTTTGGAGGTTCTCCAAGATCAAAATTTATGGATGTGGTTTTTAATGCAAACAACGATATTGTGAGACAGGAGTTAGAAAACTTTATAGAAAAAGCCGCTACAATGGAGCTGATGCTTGAAGAGCAGTTGGGTGAAGATGTCGATGATGCAATTGCAAGATACAAAAATAGTCATCTTGATGATGTCAATACAAAAACAAAAAGTATTTTTGTTGAAATTATGGGCAGTATCCTTTCTCAAAGCGAATAA